The following are encoded together in the Phoenix dactylifera cultivar Barhee BC4 unplaced genomic scaffold, palm_55x_up_171113_PBpolish2nd_filt_p 000144F, whole genome shotgun sequence genome:
- the LOC120103909 gene encoding uncharacterized protein LOC120103909 isoform X1 translates to MKFKAFLTQDGVNLLDKRFLPALDKLGRICHVYLTPDHAMFLHNLLGGDGVQSVAQFKKDVLFRDYRISSQNADRIAFAIDAALLHRALRSAVTIQTQAGDGTASIQIKLVKKLPAGSRNSAPYLTFETKGLRSAVVQDVPISKPLSRTDVLQLQSALDAAQDLPRTLVQVPDLAQMQNLVDRLKNVGDLLAVAITQYGDLHLQVSTSLITVGSEFRRLRVLGVHANAPVGDQNLSAPTRTEMAIQRGEALSIHVSMKHLARSLQCHLAKPDCAFYGIAPQGACLMVIFQFFIPGTRLTDKSISFHCRLPVLDPGSS, encoded by the exons ATGAAGTTCAAAGCTTTCCTCACCCAGGATGGCGTCAACCTCCTCGACAAGC GCTTCCTCCCGGCCCTTGATAAGCTCGGCCGCATCTGCCATGTCTACCTGACGCCCGATCACGCCATGTTCCTCCACAATCTCCTCGGCGGCGATGGCGTCCAGTCCGTCGCCCAGTTCAAGAAGGACGTCCTCTTCCGGGACTACCGCATCTCCAGCCAGAACGCTGACCGTATCGCCTTCGCCATCGACGCTGCCCTCCTCCACCGCGCCCTCCGCAGTGCTGTCACCATCCAGACCCAGGCCGGGGATGGCACGGCCTCTATCCAGATTAAGCTTGTCAAGAAGCTCCCTGCCGGGTCTCGCAATTCCGCGCCATACCTCACCTTTGAGACAAAAGGCCTGCGCTCTGCTGTTGTGCAGGACGTCCCCATCTCGAAGCCTCTCTCTCGGACCGATGTTCTCCAGCTTCAGTCTGCCCTTGATGCTGCCCAGGACCTCCCCCGG ACTCTGGTTCAGGTACCGGATCTGGCCCAGATGCAGAACCTGGTTGACCGGCTCAAGAATGTTGGGGATCTGCTCGCCGTCGCCATTACACAGTACGGGGACCTCCATCTGCAAGTCTCGACCTCTCTCATCACTGTTGGTTCAGAGTTCAGGAGGCTCAGGGTCCTTGGGGTGCATG CCAATGCTCCAGTGGGGGACCAGAACTTGAGTGCTCCAACACGCACTGAAATGGCAATTCAAAGGGGGGAGGCACTTTCCATT CACGTGAGCATGAAGCACCTTGCAAGGAGTCTGCAATGCCATTTGGCCAAGCCAGATTGTGCCTTTTATG GTATAGCTCCACAAGGTGCTTGCTTGATGGTGATATTCCAGTTCTTCATCCCGGGAACAAGATTGACGGATAAATCCATCAGCTTCCACTGCAGACTTCCAGTCCTTGACCCAGGCTCTAGCTGA
- the LOC120103909 gene encoding uncharacterized protein LOC120103909 isoform X2 produces the protein MKFKAFLTQDGVNLLDKRFLPALDKLGRICHVYLTPDHAMFLHNLLGGDGVQSVAQFKKDVLFRDYRISSQNADRIAFAIDAALLHRALRSAVTIQTQAGDGTASIQIKLVKKLPAGSRNSAPYLTFETKGLRSAVVQDVPISKPLSRTDVLQLQSALDAAQDLPRTLVQVPDLAQMQNLVDRLKNVGDLLAVAITQYGDLHLQVSTSLITVGSEFRRLRVLGVHANAPVGDQNLSAPTRTEMAIQRGEALSIVSREHEAPCKESAMPFGQARLCLLWYSSTRCLLDGDIPVLHPGNKIDG, from the exons ATGAAGTTCAAAGCTTTCCTCACCCAGGATGGCGTCAACCTCCTCGACAAGC GCTTCCTCCCGGCCCTTGATAAGCTCGGCCGCATCTGCCATGTCTACCTGACGCCCGATCACGCCATGTTCCTCCACAATCTCCTCGGCGGCGATGGCGTCCAGTCCGTCGCCCAGTTCAAGAAGGACGTCCTCTTCCGGGACTACCGCATCTCCAGCCAGAACGCTGACCGTATCGCCTTCGCCATCGACGCTGCCCTCCTCCACCGCGCCCTCCGCAGTGCTGTCACCATCCAGACCCAGGCCGGGGATGGCACGGCCTCTATCCAGATTAAGCTTGTCAAGAAGCTCCCTGCCGGGTCTCGCAATTCCGCGCCATACCTCACCTTTGAGACAAAAGGCCTGCGCTCTGCTGTTGTGCAGGACGTCCCCATCTCGAAGCCTCTCTCTCGGACCGATGTTCTCCAGCTTCAGTCTGCCCTTGATGCTGCCCAGGACCTCCCCCGG ACTCTGGTTCAGGTACCGGATCTGGCCCAGATGCAGAACCTGGTTGACCGGCTCAAGAATGTTGGGGATCTGCTCGCCGTCGCCATTACACAGTACGGGGACCTCCATCTGCAAGTCTCGACCTCTCTCATCACTGTTGGTTCAGAGTTCAGGAGGCTCAGGGTCCTTGGGGTGCATG CCAATGCTCCAGTGGGGGACCAGAACTTGAGTGCTCCAACACGCACTGAAATGGCAATTCAAAGGGGGGAGGCACTTTCCATTGTTT CACGTGAGCATGAAGCACCTTGCAAGGAGTCTGCAATGCCATTTGGCCAAGCCAGATTGTGCCTTTTATG GTATAGCTCCACAAGGTGCTTGCTTGATGGTGATATTCCAGTTCTTCATCCCGGGAACAAGATTGACGGATAA